One genomic window of Indioceanicola profundi includes the following:
- a CDS encoding type II toxin-antitoxin system RelE/ParE family toxin yields the protein MRLVFSQQFVDRLHEIHAYVSQHNPRAARAQVQLLRQAAKRLRSFPHLGHPAAVVGTRDLKVPGTPFLLRYRVGTDVIEMLAIFHERQRRD from the coding sequence GTGAGGTTGGTCTTTTCGCAGCAGTTCGTGGATCGGCTGCACGAAATCCATGCTTATGTCAGCCAGCACAATCCGCGGGCGGCGCGCGCGCAGGTTCAGCTCCTGCGCCAAGCGGCGAAGCGCCTACGGAGCTTTCCGCATCTTGGGCATCCGGCAGCCGTCGTCGGCACGCGGGACCTGAAAGTTCCCGGAACGCCCTTCCTCCTGCGTTACCGCGTCGGAACGGATGTGATCGAGATGTTGGCGATCTTCCATGAACGGCAGCGGCGCGATTAG
- the pepF gene encoding oligoendopeptidase F, whose amino-acid sequence MADKVSIRTRLIGAAGIALLIGMAPVAGALAQAAQPAKPAAEAAKTDPRHVWDLSPIFPSVEAWDAERTTLLKEIPELQSLKGTLGKDAATLRAALDRISAINRRAEKVLVYAYIDSTTNNRDSSKMERRSLSQQLFGELGSATAWLSPEVQDVGAEKIESFIKADKGLEKHAFDLRDILRNKPHTLTAEAEGVLAALSPTLGAFSDTYSLLANADIDWPEVKVDGKEETVNQAGYGRLRQNPDRAVRKEVFDKFWATFSQYRNSMGGTLGAVVQANVTQAKLRNYPTAVAASLAANDIPEEVYRTLVAEANKGLPALHRYFKLRQKMLGLPDIHYYDIYPPMVKLDKKFDLDQSAALSLAAVKPLGEEYQSLMKQATSARSMHVFPAEGKESGAYQWGVYGITPYVFLNHQNDYNSMSTYIHEWGHGMHTILADRNQTYENAQYPLFVAEIASITNEILLSDFMLEQAGSKEERLYYLGEALESMRGTFFRQTMFAEFELATHDAMERGEALSGDKMTEIYCGLLKKYHGAEQGVMQIDDTYCAEWAYIPHFYRPFYVYQYATSIAAAAYWAEQVETGGPDVREKYLDILRAGGSKYPYPLLKEAGLDMASPAPYQALIKRMNAIMDEMEKILADKT is encoded by the coding sequence ATGGCGGACAAGGTTTCCATCCGGACCCGGTTGATCGGGGCTGCCGGCATTGCGTTGCTGATCGGAATGGCGCCTGTCGCCGGTGCGCTGGCCCAGGCGGCCCAGCCCGCCAAACCCGCCGCCGAAGCGGCCAAGACGGACCCGCGCCATGTCTGGGATCTGTCGCCGATCTTCCCGAGCGTCGAGGCGTGGGACGCCGAGCGCACGACCCTGCTGAAGGAAATTCCGGAGCTTCAGTCGCTGAAGGGCACGCTGGGCAAGGACGCCGCCACTCTGCGCGCGGCGCTGGACCGGATCAGCGCCATCAACCGGCGTGCGGAGAAGGTGCTGGTCTACGCCTATATCGACAGCACCACCAACAACCGCGACAGCTCCAAGATGGAGCGGCGCAGCCTGTCCCAGCAGCTCTTCGGTGAGCTGGGCTCCGCCACCGCCTGGCTGTCGCCGGAGGTCCAGGATGTCGGGGCGGAGAAGATCGAAAGCTTCATCAAGGCCGACAAGGGGCTGGAGAAGCACGCCTTCGACCTGCGCGACATCCTGCGCAACAAGCCGCACACCCTGACCGCCGAGGCGGAAGGCGTGCTGGCGGCCCTGTCCCCGACCCTGGGCGCTTTCAGCGACACCTACTCGCTGCTGGCCAATGCCGACATCGACTGGCCTGAGGTCAAGGTGGACGGCAAGGAGGAGACGGTGAATCAGGCCGGCTACGGCCGCCTGCGCCAGAACCCCGACCGGGCCGTCCGTAAAGAGGTCTTCGACAAGTTCTGGGCCACCTTCAGCCAGTACCGGAACAGCATGGGCGGCACGCTGGGCGCCGTGGTGCAGGCCAACGTGACCCAGGCCAAGCTGCGCAACTACCCCACCGCCGTGGCCGCCAGCCTGGCCGCCAATGACATCCCGGAGGAGGTCTACCGCACGCTGGTGGCGGAGGCGAACAAGGGCCTGCCGGCCCTGCACCGCTATTTCAAGCTGCGCCAGAAGATGCTCGGCCTGCCGGACATCCACTACTACGACATCTATCCGCCGATGGTGAAGCTGGACAAGAAGTTCGATCTCGACCAGTCCGCCGCCCTGTCGCTCGCCGCGGTGAAGCCGCTGGGCGAGGAGTATCAGAGCCTGATGAAGCAGGCGACGTCGGCCCGTTCCATGCACGTCTTCCCGGCGGAAGGAAAGGAAAGCGGGGCGTACCAGTGGGGCGTCTACGGGATCACCCCGTACGTCTTCCTGAACCACCAGAACGACTATAATTCCATGAGCACCTACATCCACGAGTGGGGCCATGGGATGCACACCATTCTGGCCGACAGGAACCAGACCTACGAGAACGCCCAGTACCCGCTGTTCGTGGCGGAGATCGCGTCCATCACCAACGAAATCCTACTCTCCGATTTCATGCTGGAGCAGGCCGGCAGCAAGGAAGAGCGCCTCTATTACCTAGGTGAGGCGCTGGAGAGCATGCGCGGCACCTTCTTCCGCCAGACCATGTTCGCCGAGTTCGAGCTGGCCACCCATGACGCCATGGAGCGCGGCGAGGCCCTGTCCGGCGACAAGATGACGGAAATCTACTGCGGTCTGCTGAAGAAGTACCATGGCGCCGAACAGGGCGTGATGCAGATCGACGACACCTACTGCGCGGAGTGGGCCTACATCCCGCACTTCTACCGGCCCTTCTACGTCTACCAGTACGCCACCTCCATCGCCGCCGCCGCCTATTGGGCGGAGCAGGTGGAGACCGGCGGGCCGGATGTGCGGGAGAAGTATCTGGACATCCTGCGTGCGGGCGGGTCCAAGTACCCCTATCCGCTGCTGAAGGAGGCCGGGCTCGACATGGCGTCGCCGGCCCCCTATCAGGCGCTGATCAAGCGCATGAACGCCATCATGGACGAGATGGAAAAGATCCTGGCCGACAAGACCTGA
- the pepF gene encoding oligoendopeptidase F yields MNFRSRILGTAALALVATLAPLTANAQSASPAKPAAEAAAVDQRWVWDLTKLFPSDEAWDAERKAVLADLPELAALKGTLGKDAKTMAAAFEKMSDVGRRLERLWVYASTQASTDSRDARNQERASLMRQLGGELGSALAWVDPEVQAIGKEKVESFIKAEPALKNHAFRLRDIIRTAEHTLTPEAEAALAAVSPVLTASGTTYNLLATVDVDWPSIQVDGKDVKLNQIGYAKLREHPDREVRKNAFNTFWTKWKQYENTFGSTLGTRIEAGVANAKLRGYKSAVAASLAGNDIPEEVYRTLVAEANNGLPTLHRYFKLRQKMLKLPDLHYYDIYPALVELGKEYPVDMAGELTLAATRPLGDEYQGMLKQAISERSMHVFPAEGKRSGAYQTGVYGVTPFVFLNHQNNFDSVSTYAHEWGHGMHTALANKNQPFETADYSLFVAEIASITNEILLSDFMLEQAGSKEERLYYLGHALESMRGTFFRQTMFAEFELATHDAVQQGEALSGKKMTEIYCGLLKKYHGADQGVMNIDPAYCQEWAYIPHFYRPFYVYQYATSMAASAYWAEQVETGGEKVREQYLNILRAGGSQYPYQLLKKAGLDMATPAPYQALIKRMSAIMDEMEKILNDKT; encoded by the coding sequence ATGAATTTCCGTTCGCGTATCCTGGGGACCGCCGCCCTGGCCCTGGTCGCCACCCTGGCGCCGCTCACCGCCAACGCCCAGTCCGCCAGCCCGGCGAAGCCCGCCGCAGAGGCGGCCGCGGTGGATCAGCGTTGGGTCTGGGACCTGACCAAGCTGTTCCCCAGCGACGAAGCCTGGGATGCCGAACGCAAGGCCGTGCTGGCGGATTTGCCGGAACTGGCCGCCCTGAAGGGCACGCTGGGCAAGGACGCCAAGACCATGGCGGCAGCGTTCGAGAAGATGTCCGATGTCGGCCGCCGGCTGGAGCGGCTCTGGGTCTATGCCTCCACCCAGGCCTCCACCGACAGCCGCGACGCCCGCAACCAGGAACGCGCCAGCCTGATGCGCCAGTTGGGCGGTGAGCTGGGCTCCGCCCTCGCCTGGGTGGACCCGGAGGTCCAGGCCATCGGCAAGGAGAAGGTGGAAAGCTTCATCAAGGCCGAGCCGGCCCTGAAGAACCACGCTTTCCGCCTGCGCGACATCATCCGCACGGCCGAGCACACGCTGACGCCGGAAGCCGAGGCCGCCCTGGCCGCTGTGTCGCCGGTGCTGACCGCGTCCGGCACCACCTACAACCTGCTGGCCACGGTGGATGTGGACTGGCCCTCCATCCAGGTGGACGGCAAGGACGTGAAGCTGAACCAGATCGGCTACGCCAAGCTGCGCGAGCATCCGGACCGGGAGGTGCGCAAGAACGCCTTCAATACCTTCTGGACCAAGTGGAAGCAGTACGAGAACACCTTCGGCTCCACGTTGGGCACGCGGATCGAGGCCGGCGTGGCGAACGCCAAGCTGCGCGGCTACAAGTCCGCCGTGGCCGCCAGCCTGGCCGGCAACGACATCCCGGAGGAGGTCTACCGCACGCTGGTGGCAGAGGCGAACAACGGCCTGCCCACGCTGCACCGCTACTTCAAGCTTCGGCAGAAGATGCTGAAGCTGCCGGACCTGCATTATTACGACATCTATCCGGCGCTGGTCGAACTGGGGAAGGAATACCCGGTCGACATGGCCGGTGAGCTGACCCTGGCCGCCACCCGGCCGCTGGGCGACGAATACCAGGGCATGCTGAAGCAGGCGATCTCCGAACGCTCGATGCATGTCTTCCCGGCGGAGGGCAAGCGCTCCGGCGCCTACCAGACCGGCGTCTACGGGGTGACCCCGTTCGTCTTCCTGAACCACCAGAACAATTTCGACAGCGTCAGCACCTATGCCCATGAATGGGGCCACGGGATGCACACCGCGCTGGCGAACAAGAACCAGCCCTTCGAGACAGCGGATTATTCCCTGTTTGTGGCGGAGATCGCCTCCATCACCAACGAGATCCTGCTCTCCGACTTCATGCTGGAGCAGGCTGGGTCGAAGGAGGAGCGGCTCTATTATCTCGGCCACGCTCTGGAGAGCATGCGTGGCACCTTCTTCCGCCAGACCATGTTCGCCGAGTTCGAGCTGGCCACCCATGACGCGGTCCAGCAGGGCGAAGCCCTCTCCGGCAAGAAGATGACGGAGATCTATTGCGGCCTGCTGAAGAAGTATCATGGCGCCGATCAGGGCGTGATGAACATCGACCCGGCCTACTGCCAGGAATGGGCCTACATCCCGCACTTCTACCGGCCCTTCTACGTCTACCAGTACGCTACCTCCATGGCGGCCTCGGCCTACTGGGCCGAGCAGGTGGAGACCGGCGGGGAGAAGGTACGCGAGCAGTACCTGAACATCCTGCGCGCCGGTGGCTCGCAGTACCCGTACCAGCTCCTGAAGAAGGCCGGACTCGACATGGCCACCCCGGCTCCCTATCAGGCCCTGATCAAGCGCATGAGCGCCATCATGGATGAGATGGAGAAGATCCTGAACGACAAGACCTGA
- a CDS encoding aminopeptidase P family protein, whose protein sequence is MASSTPAYRGDADLARLLQEAGIGRSVEDIRDLIAGVNAAPDGSRPDRWLELVGVELPAELEAQLRALRDMVARPVLPQQGDHADRLGRLRAELQRRGLHGFVVPRADEHQGEYVPLRANRMAWLTGFTGSAGMVVVTLDAAAIFVDGRYTLQVRQQVDAASYDYRSLTDEFHGDWAAANLRAGQKLGFDPWLVTVGWVERMRAALARTGAELVALDSNPVDAVWHDQPPPPLGLIEPHPVEFAGKSSADKRAEVAAELRAHQTRAAMLTQPDSIAWLLNIRGSDVPCTPLPLSFAIVRDTGDVDWFVDGRKLAPDLALHLGNQVSVRAPEELGPALDALGAEKAAVRVDPATAAVSIFDRLHAAGARVEREADPCVMPKAMKNPVELEGARAAHRRDGAAMVRYLAWLDREAPKGGLDEIAAAERLLETRRQVADFRDQSFDTIAGAGPNGAIVHYHAQPETNRKIERDSLFLLDSGGQYLDGTTDITRTIAVGTPSAEMKRHFTLVLKGNIALSVARFPKGTTGSQLDALARQFLWAEGLDYDHGTGHGVGSFLSVHEGPARIAKIPSTVALQPGMILSNEPGYYKTGAYGIRIENLIVVQPVEVPGAERPMLGFEIITLCPIDRRLVDASLLTAAEREWLNSYHARVRETLSPLVEGAERDWLVLATEAV, encoded by the coding sequence GTGGCCTCCAGCACCCCCGCCTATCGTGGCGATGCCGACCTTGCCCGCCTGCTCCAGGAGGCCGGAATCGGCCGGTCCGTGGAGGATATCCGCGACCTGATCGCCGGCGTGAATGCCGCCCCGGACGGCAGCCGCCCGGACCGCTGGCTGGAGCTGGTGGGCGTGGAGCTTCCGGCGGAGCTGGAGGCCCAGTTGCGGGCGCTGCGCGACATGGTGGCCCGACCGGTGCTGCCGCAGCAGGGCGACCATGCCGACCGGCTGGGCCGCCTCCGCGCCGAGTTGCAGCGCCGCGGCCTGCACGGATTCGTCGTTCCCCGCGCCGATGAGCATCAGGGCGAATATGTGCCGCTGCGGGCCAACCGCATGGCCTGGCTGACCGGCTTCACCGGGTCCGCCGGCATGGTGGTGGTGACGCTCGACGCGGCCGCCATCTTCGTGGATGGCCGCTACACGCTCCAGGTCCGGCAGCAGGTGGACGCCGCCTCCTACGACTATCGCAGCCTGACCGACGAGTTCCATGGCGACTGGGCCGCCGCCAACCTGCGCGCCGGCCAGAAGCTGGGCTTCGATCCCTGGCTGGTGACCGTGGGCTGGGTAGAGCGGATGCGCGCCGCCCTGGCCCGGACAGGGGCCGAGCTGGTGGCGCTGGACAGCAACCCGGTGGATGCCGTCTGGCACGACCAGCCGCCGCCGCCCCTGGGCCTGATCGAACCGCACCCGGTGGAGTTCGCCGGCAAGTCCAGCGCCGACAAGCGGGCGGAGGTGGCGGCGGAGCTGCGGGCGCATCAGACCCGCGCCGCCATGCTGACCCAGCCGGACAGCATCGCCTGGCTGCTGAACATCCGCGGCTCCGACGTGCCCTGCACGCCGCTGCCGCTCAGCTTCGCCATTGTGCGCGACACCGGCGACGTGGACTGGTTCGTCGATGGCCGCAAGCTGGCCCCCGACCTGGCCCTCCATCTCGGCAACCAGGTCTCCGTGCGCGCACCGGAGGAGCTGGGGCCGGCGCTGGACGCGCTGGGGGCGGAGAAGGCCGCCGTCCGCGTCGATCCGGCCACGGCCGCCGTCTCCATCTTCGACCGGCTGCATGCCGCCGGGGCCAGGGTGGAGCGGGAAGCGGACCCCTGCGTCATGCCCAAGGCCATGAAGAACCCGGTGGAGCTGGAGGGCGCCCGCGCCGCCCACCGGCGCGACGGGGCGGCCATGGTCCGCTATCTGGCCTGGCTGGACCGGGAAGCGCCGAAGGGCGGTCTGGATGAGATCGCGGCGGCCGAGCGGCTGCTGGAGACCCGCAGGCAGGTCGCCGATTTCCGCGACCAGTCCTTCGACACCATCGCCGGGGCCGGCCCGAACGGCGCCATCGTCCACTACCACGCCCAGCCGGAGACGAACCGGAAGATCGAGCGGGACAGCCTGTTCCTGCTGGATTCGGGCGGGCAGTATCTGGACGGCACCACCGACATCACCCGCACCATCGCCGTGGGCACGCCCTCGGCGGAGATGAAGCGGCATTTCACGCTGGTGCTGAAGGGCAATATCGCCCTGTCCGTCGCCCGTTTCCCCAAGGGCACCACCGGCTCCCAGCTCGACGCGCTGGCGCGCCAGTTCCTGTGGGCGGAGGGGCTGGATTACGATCACGGCACCGGCCATGGCGTCGGCAGCTTCCTGTCGGTGCATGAGGGGCCGGCGCGCATCGCCAAGATCCCCAGTACCGTGGCGCTCCAGCCCGGCATGATCCTGTCCAACGAGCCCGGCTACTACAAGACCGGCGCCTACGGCATCCGGATCGAGAACCTGATCGTGGTGCAGCCGGTCGAGGTGCCGGGGGCGGAGCGGCCCATGCTGGGCTTCGAGATCATTACCCTCTGCCCCATCGACCGCCGGCTGGTGGATGCGTCCCTGCTGACCGCGGCGGAGCGGGAGTGGCTGAACAGCTACCACGCCCGCGTCCGCGAGACCCTGTCGCCCCTGGTGGAGGGGGCGGAGCGGGACTGGCTGGTGCTGGCGACCGAGGCGGTGTGA
- a CDS encoding 50S ribosomal protein L11 methyltransferase — protein MQPMWRIAFEVPEACVPAFAELVEPHVDAVSTFELQEGGQWLIEGTSYNEPDTGRISTKIAVMAAAMGIPEPEFTAEPLPPIDWVTKTYLSFPPIQAGRFFIHGSHHKKPVPVGCIGLQIEAAMAFGSGEHATTQGCLRAISDLRKSRKIANALDMGCGSGILAFAIAKLWKIPVVGVDIDALSIEIATENARLNRVDQYVKLFTGNGYRTNAVRKGGRHGVYDVIVANILARPLARMAPDCRRHLKRGGLAIFSGLLHRQEPLVINAHRAQGMKLVKRYRLGDWSTLVMKG, from the coding sequence ATGCAGCCGATGTGGCGGATCGCGTTCGAGGTGCCGGAGGCCTGTGTGCCCGCCTTCGCCGAGCTGGTGGAGCCCCATGTGGATGCCGTCTCCACCTTCGAATTGCAGGAAGGCGGGCAGTGGCTGATCGAGGGCACCAGCTACAATGAGCCTGACACCGGCCGCATCTCCACCAAGATCGCCGTCATGGCCGCCGCCATGGGCATTCCGGAGCCGGAATTCACGGCCGAGCCGCTGCCGCCCATCGACTGGGTGACCAAGACCTACCTGTCCTTCCCGCCGATCCAGGCCGGCCGCTTCTTCATCCATGGCAGCCACCACAAGAAGCCGGTGCCCGTGGGCTGCATCGGCCTCCAGATCGAGGCCGCGATGGCCTTCGGCTCGGGCGAGCATGCCACGACCCAGGGATGCCTGCGCGCCATCTCCGACCTGCGGAAGTCGCGCAAGATCGCCAACGCGCTCGACATGGGCTGCGGCTCCGGCATCCTGGCCTTCGCCATCGCCAAGCTCTGGAAAATCCCGGTGGTGGGCGTCGATATCGATGCCCTCTCCATCGAGATCGCGACGGAGAATGCCCGCCTGAACCGGGTGGACCAGTATGTGAAGCTCTTCACCGGCAACGGCTACCGCACCAACGCGGTGCGGAAGGGCGGGCGGCATGGCGTCTATGACGTGATCGTCGCCAACATCCTGGCCCGCCCCCTGGCCCGCATGGCCCCGGACTGCCGCCGCCATCTGAAGCGCGGCGGCCTCGCCATCTTCTCCGGCCTGCTGCACCGGCAGGAGCCGCTGGTGATCAACGCCCACCGCGCCCAGGGAATGAAGCTGGTGAAGCGCTACCGGCTCGGCGACTGGTCTACCCTGGTGATGAAGGGCTGA
- a CDS encoding tetratricopeptide repeat protein, with protein MRAVSMTGQARAITLDAHARAQARLRTTAAALGLLALAGAFWAGTAKAAPVEAPAIRIAEFSPVGSYLAGRVAQSAGDWDLAARHLSQALQADPGNTGLMRRAFLLHLGEGNKEEALRLARRIEGADGESYLASALLVADDLANNRADQALARLPALPSQGMGQFVTPLLTAWAQAGAGDYDAALAALAPLDQAAGFRPLKLLQEAVIQDLRGNAEEAGRLYMELARGDGQPLRLVQLTGNFLERQGRTEEARALYAAFAEGNGANPIAADALEALDKGRPPQPLIANAHEGLAEAMFELGSALHQEGAAEMALLYGRIALMLDGGLDLARLMVGDVLAARDRDAAALSEYKAVSGAPGIMWAARLRQADALRRLERTDEATKMLSDMAAERPERTDALIRLGDIARMDGRYEEAIAAYDRAVKRQEEAGRPEWLAYYLRGLSLDGAKRWPEAEKDLRAALELNPDHPSILNYLGYSYIDRGQNLEEARDLVARAVAKRPDDGHIVDSLGWAKFKLGDYHGAIEDLERAAELEPAEPTINDHLGDAYWAVGRKQEARFQWRRAAQQESADEALRSAAEQKLKHGLPLPKTAGLPEPQ; from the coding sequence ATGCGGGCAGTCAGCATGACCGGACAGGCACGGGCCATCACCTTGGACGCACATGCCCGGGCGCAGGCCCGCCTCAGAACCACCGCCGCGGCCCTTGGGCTGTTGGCTCTGGCCGGGGCGTTCTGGGCCGGGACGGCGAAAGCCGCCCCGGTGGAGGCGCCCGCCATCCGCATCGCCGAATTCAGCCCGGTGGGCAGCTATCTGGCCGGCCGCGTCGCCCAGAGTGCGGGCGACTGGGATCTGGCCGCGCGTCACCTGTCCCAGGCCTTGCAGGCCGATCCCGGCAATACCGGCCTGATGCGCCGCGCCTTCCTGCTGCATCTCGGCGAGGGCAACAAGGAGGAGGCTCTGCGCCTCGCCCGTCGCATCGAGGGTGCGGACGGGGAAAGCTATCTCGCTTCCGCCCTGCTGGTCGCGGACGACCTTGCCAACAACCGGGCGGATCAGGCGCTGGCCCGGTTGCCGGCATTGCCCAGCCAGGGGATGGGGCAGTTCGTGACCCCGCTGCTGACCGCCTGGGCGCAGGCGGGGGCCGGCGATTATGATGCCGCGCTGGCCGCGCTGGCACCGCTGGACCAAGCGGCGGGCTTCCGCCCGCTGAAGCTGCTGCAGGAAGCCGTGATCCAGGATCTGCGCGGCAATGCGGAGGAGGCCGGCCGGCTCTACATGGAACTGGCCCGGGGAGACGGCCAGCCGTTACGGCTGGTCCAGCTCACCGGCAATTTCCTGGAGCGGCAGGGCCGGACGGAGGAGGCGCGCGCGCTCTATGCCGCTTTTGCGGAGGGCAACGGCGCGAACCCCATCGCAGCCGACGCGCTGGAGGCCCTGGACAAGGGCAGGCCGCCGCAGCCGCTGATCGCCAATGCCCATGAGGGGCTGGCGGAGGCCATGTTCGAACTCGGCTCCGCCCTCCATCAGGAGGGAGCCGCGGAGATGGCGCTGCTCTATGGACGCATCGCCCTGATGCTGGATGGCGGGCTCGATCTCGCCCGCCTCATGGTGGGCGACGTTCTGGCCGCCCGCGACCGCGATGCGGCGGCGCTTTCCGAGTACAAGGCCGTCTCGGGCGCGCCCGGCATCATGTGGGCCGCCCGGCTGCGTCAGGCCGACGCGCTGCGCCGGCTGGAGCGGACGGACGAGGCGACCAAGATGCTGTCCGACATGGCGGCGGAACGGCCGGAGCGCACCGATGCTCTGATCCGGCTCGGCGACATCGCCCGGATGGACGGGCGTTATGAGGAGGCCATCGCCGCCTACGACCGTGCGGTGAAGCGACAGGAGGAGGCCGGCCGGCCGGAATGGCTGGCCTATTATCTGCGCGGCCTGTCCCTGGACGGGGCGAAGCGCTGGCCGGAGGCGGAGAAGGATCTCCGCGCGGCGCTGGAGCTGAACCCCGACCATCCCTCCATCCTGAATTATCTCGGCTATTCCTATATCGACCGCGGTCAGAACCTGGAGGAGGCGCGGGATCTGGTGGCGCGGGCGGTGGCCAAACGGCCGGACGACGGCCACATCGTGGACAGCCTGGGCTGGGCCAAGTTCAAGCTGGGCGATTACCATGGCGCCATCGAGGATCTGGAGCGCGCGGCGGAGCTGGAACCGGCGGAGCCCACGATCAACGACCATCTCGGCGACGCCTATTGGGCAGTGGGTCGCAAGCAGGAGGCCCGCTTCCAGTGGCGCCGCGCCGCCCAGCAGGAAAGCGCGGACGAGGCCCTGCGCAGTGCCGCGGAGCAAAAGCTGAAGCACGGACTGCCCCTTCCCAAGACCGCCGGCCTGCCGGAGCCCCAGTGA
- the hutC gene encoding histidine utilization repressor: MVSRADDAPLYQRVKAHVLDRIAVGELKPGDRVPSEHELVAALGVSRMTANRALRELTAEGRLTRTAGVGTFVAAAKPVGTVLEIRNIADEIRERGGTHSADVLHLAEEEAPAAVAAAFDLAPGTPLYHSILLHRENGRPLQIEDRWVLPAAAPGYLALDFTRITPSRHLLDEAPVVEVEHLVEAILPDARTARLLEMEAGEPCLRLSRRTWTDGPAGRVASLADFLYPGSRYRLGGRFRPV, from the coding sequence ATGGTCTCGCGTGCTGACGACGCCCCGCTTTACCAGCGGGTGAAGGCCCATGTGCTGGACCGGATCGCGGTCGGGGAGCTGAAGCCCGGCGACCGCGTGCCGTCGGAGCATGAGCTGGTCGCCGCACTGGGCGTCAGCCGCATGACCGCCAACCGGGCGCTCCGCGAACTCACGGCGGAAGGGCGGTTGACCCGTACCGCCGGTGTGGGCACCTTCGTCGCCGCGGCCAAGCCGGTGGGCACGGTGCTGGAAATCCGCAACATCGCGGATGAGATCCGGGAGCGCGGCGGCACCCACAGCGCCGATGTGCTGCACCTGGCGGAGGAGGAGGCGCCGGCCGCCGTGGCCGCCGCCTTCGACCTCGCGCCCGGCACGCCGCTCTACCACTCGATCCTGCTGCACCGGGAGAATGGACGGCCCTTGCAGATCGAGGATCGCTGGGTCCTGCCGGCCGCGGCCCCTGGCTATCTCGCGCTGGACTTCACCCGCATCACCCCCTCCCGCCACCTGCTGGACGAGGCCCCGGTGGTGGAGGTGGAGCATCTGGTGGAAGCCATCCTGCCCGATGCCCGCACGGCCCGACTGCTGGAGATGGAGGCGGGCGAGCCCTGCCTGCGCCTTTCCCGCCGCACCTGGACGGACGGCCCCGCCGGCCGCGTCGCCTCCCTTGCCGACTTCCTCTATCCCGGCTCCCGCTACCGCCTCGGCGGACGGTTCAGGCCGGTTTAG
- the hutI gene encoding imidazolonepropionase, which translates to MSAAPWDTLWLGGHLATMAEGADPYGTIRGGALAAKDGRIAWIGAAADLPGRPEELARRVVGLEGRWVTPGLIDCHTHAVFGGDRVEEWEMRLNGASYADIARSGGGINRSVALTRAAPEGELVAAAARRIAPLLAEGVTTLEVKSGYGLELDSELKMLRAARRLGAETGIRVRTSLLAAHALPPEYRQDRAGYLELVCRKIVPEAARLRLADAVDAFCETIGFTAAETELVFQAARDHGLPVKLHAEQLSDQGGAALAARYGALSCDHLEYVTAAGLDAMARAGTVAVLLPGAFYLLRETQAPPVAEMRARGIPMAIATDLNPGTSPARSLLLMLNMACTLFRLTPAEALAGATRNAAKALGLADEIGTLEPGKACDLAIWEVERPAELAYWLGGSACVGRVMGGVPAAWPA; encoded by the coding sequence ATGAGCGCAGCACCCTGGGACACGCTCTGGCTCGGCGGCCATCTGGCCACCATGGCGGAGGGGGCGGACCCCTATGGCACGATCCGCGGCGGGGCGCTCGCGGCCAAGGACGGGCGCATCGCCTGGATCGGGGCGGCGGCGGACCTGCCCGGCCGGCCGGAGGAGCTTGCGAGGCGCGTGGTGGGGCTGGAAGGGCGCTGGGTCACGCCGGGCCTGATCGACTGCCACACCCATGCGGTGTTCGGCGGCGACCGGGTGGAGGAGTGGGAGATGCGGCTGAACGGCGCCTCCTATGCCGACATCGCCCGGTCCGGCGGCGGCATCAACCGCAGCGTCGCCCTGACCCGCGCCGCGCCGGAAGGGGAGCTGGTGGCCGCCGCCGCCCGCCGCATCGCCCCGCTGCTGGCGGAGGGGGTGACGACGCTGGAGGTGAAGTCCGGATACGGGCTGGAGCTGGACTCCGAACTCAAGATGCTGCGCGCCGCCCGGCGGCTGGGGGCGGAGACGGGCATCCGGGTCAGGACCAGCCTGCTGGCCGCCCACGCCCTGCCGCCGGAATACAGGCAGGACCGCGCCGGCTATCTGGAGCTGGTCTGCCGGAAAATCGTGCCGGAGGCGGCGAGGCTGAGGCTGGCCGATGCGGTGGACGCCTTCTGCGAGACGATCGGCTTCACCGCGGCGGAGACGGAGCTCGTGTTCCAGGCCGCCCGCGACCATGGCCTGCCCGTCAAGCTGCATGCGGAGCAACTGTCGGACCAGGGCGGGGCGGCGTTGGCCGCCCGCTACGGGGCGTTGTCCTGCGACCATCTGGAATATGTGACCGCGGCCGGGCTGGACGCGATGGCGCGGGCGGGGACCGTGGCGGTGCTGCTGCCCGGGGCCTTCTACCTGCTGCGGGAGACGCAGGCCCCGCCGGTGGCGGAGATGCGGGCCCGCGGCATTCCCATGGCCATCGCCACCGACCTGAACCCCGGCACCAGCCCTGCCCGCTCCCTGCTGCTGATGCTGAACATGGCCTGCACCCTGTTCCGCCTGACGCCTGCCGAGGCGCTGGCCGGCGCCACCCGGAATGCCGCGAAGGCGCTGGGCCTCGCCGATGAGATCGGCACGCTGGAACCGGGCAAGGCCTGCGACCTCGCCATCTGGGAGGTGGAGCGCCCGGCGGAGCTGGCCTACTGGCTGGGCGGCAGCGCCTGCGTGGGAAGGGTCATGGGCGGGGTGCCTGCGGCATGGCCGGCCTAA